A genome region from Hymenobacter tibetensis includes the following:
- a CDS encoding ABC transporter permease, translating to MLVRAELRKILPYRTVWIILLLFVVLLALFVSAGGNVVLNGQQVGATLYTFPGLWQKLTYVASYFNLLLGILLVILITDEFQFRTFRQQVIDGASVRELLQNKLVVSGGLAVFGMLTVLALGLYFGLTRAADTANQATVGITAVLLYGVQVLGLLSLAALIAVVVRRSGPSILLFLLYAWVAEPLLRFSLPDTLDRYLPAKVFNSLTPMPGQEVLDTMTGPSVALLPTQALPIALAYTALFWGVSYMLLRNRDL from the coding sequence ATGCTTGTTCGCGCCGAACTCCGGAAGATCCTGCCCTATCGTACTGTCTGGATTATACTGCTCCTGTTTGTGGTGCTGCTGGCGCTGTTTGTGTCGGCGGGGGGCAACGTGGTGCTGAATGGCCAGCAGGTAGGCGCCACGCTATACACATTCCCGGGCCTGTGGCAGAAGCTGACGTACGTAGCCAGCTATTTCAATTTGTTGCTGGGTATACTGCTGGTTATTCTCATTACCGACGAGTTTCAGTTCCGCACCTTTCGGCAGCAGGTCATTGATGGGGCTTCTGTAAGAGAATTGCTACAAAACAAGCTGGTCGTGTCGGGCGGGTTGGCGGTGTTCGGGATGCTGACGGTGCTGGCACTCGGCCTGTACTTCGGTTTGACGCGGGCTGCTGATACTGCCAACCAGGCAACAGTGGGCATCACGGCCGTGCTGTTGTATGGGGTGCAGGTGCTCGGGCTGCTGTCGTTGGCCGCGCTGATTGCGGTGGTGGTGCGCCGCAGTGGACCCAGTATTCTGCTGTTTTTGCTGTACGCCTGGGTGGCCGAACCGCTGTTGCGCTTCTCTCTGCCTGATACCCTGGACCGCTACCTGCCAGCCAAAGTGTTCAACAGCCTCACTCCCATGCCCGGCCAGGAAGTGCTTGACACCATGACGGGCCCCTCGGTGGCTCTGCTCCCCACACAGGCGTTGCCTATCGCGCTGGCATATACCGCTTTGTTTTGGGGAGTGAGCTACATGCTGCTTCGCAACCGAGACTTGTAG